Part of the Leptolyngbya sp. KIOST-1 genome, GCCGAGCCATAGGCGGGTTAGGCCATTCGAACACCGTCAGCGCCCGGGTGATGAGTAAGCAGGGCTTTGGGACGTGGTGGGCCGGACAGGATCGCCCATATAGGTTTTCCAGAACTCGGCCAGTTCTTCGGCTTGTAACCGCCAGTCGGGGTTGAGGCGGTACATACGACGGGGGCGACCCCGACCTTCCACCTTTTTCCAGTAGCCGTCTATGGCATTTTCGTCTTCTAAAAACTTGAGTGCCCCGTACAGTAATGCAGGCGAGTTGCAGCCTGCAATCTGAACTGAGCCACAGTTTATGGGATTTGCTTGCACTCGCGCGCTCGCTGCCCTCTGTCTGTAGCATTGTAGGACGTGTGTAGCCCAAGACGTAAGGGGCATGATGACTTGACGTCGTCCACACCTTTCTCCGAGTTGTCCCCGGCAGTCTCTTTAGAGTGCCCAACTGAATGCTGGCAACTAAAAACGTGGGTTGCGCTCGTTGCGGGACTTAACCCAACATCTCACGACACGAGCTGACGACAGCCATGCACCACCTGTGTTCGCGCTCCCGAAGGCACTCTCTGATCTCTCAGAGATTCGCGACATGTCAAGCCTTGGTAAGGTTCTTCGCGTTGCATCGAATTAAACCACATCCTCCACCGCTTGTGCGGGCCCCCGTCAATTCCTTTGAGTTTCACACTTGCGTGCGTACTCCCCAGGCGGGATACTTAACGCGTTAGCTACGGTACTGCACGGGTCGATACGTCCAACACCTAGTATCCATCGTTTACAGCTAGGACTACAGGGGTATCTAATCCCTTTCGCTCCCCTAGCTTTCGTCCCTCAGCGTCAGTTGTGGCCCAGTAGAGCGCCTTCGCCACTGGTGTTCTTCCCGATATCTACGCATTTCACCGCTACACCGGGAATTCCCTCTACCCCTACCACACTCAAGTTCCCCAGTTTCCATTGCCGATCCACAGTTGAGCTGTGACCTTTGACAACAGACTTAAAAAACCGCCTGCGGACGCTTTACGCCCAATAATTCCGGATAACGCTTGCCTCCTCCGTCTTACCGCGGCTGCTGGCACGGAGTTAGCCGAGGCTTATTCCTCTGGTACCGTCAGGTCTTCTTCCCAGAGAAAAGAGGTTTACAACCCTAAGGCCTTCCTCCCTCACGCGGCGTTGCTCCGTCAGGCTTGCGCCCATTGCGGAAAATTCCCCACTGCTGCCTCCCGTAGGAGTCTGGGCCGTGTCTCAGTCCCAGTGTGGCTGATCATCCTCTTAGACCAGCTACTGATCGTCGCCTTGGTGAGCCCTTACCTCACCAACTAGCTAATCAGACGCGAGTTCATCCTCAGGCCATTAATGTTTCACCTCTCGGCACATTGGGTATTAGCCACCGTTTCCAGTGGTTGTCCCCATCCTAAGGGCAGATCCTCACGCGTTACTCACCCGTCCGCCACTAGATCCGAAGATCCCGTTCGACTTGCATGTGTTAAGCACGCCGCCAGCGTTCATCCTGAGCCAGGATCAAACTCTCCATGTTAGTTATCAACTCCCTAAAGAGCTAACAACAATCGACTCCATGAGATTAGAGTCAGATGTTCGAATCCCGGATACCTCAGTATCCGTTCTGTCTTGCTTGACCTAATTCAGCATTCCTGCTACCATTAGACCAATTTAATCCTTGACAGGAACCTTGGCTTTGTTTCTAGACTATGTAGTTGTCGAGGTTCTCCGCTAACCCTCGGTGAAACAGTCGCTTGAACCGCTCCCCTCAGGCGCTTTACTAATGTAAACCGAATGCTGGGTAGCGTCAACCCCTCAGTGATTATTTTTTCTAAGGCTTAAATGCCTTGCCCTATAAGCGTTTTGGCGATTTCGAGAGTTTCTTCACCACGAAATTGTCAAACTTTTTTTTGGAAAATTGCTCGGGCTGACACCGTATCTAGGGGGAAGTCATCCCAGAATGGCGGCACGGATAGCGTGCTAACCCACCAGCTCAGCACAGCAGAGCCAGGAAATTGCGGTTCTAAGCAGGTCAAACCCACCCGATCGCAGCGGTACTTTCTACCCGTCTGAGGTCGGGGGTGATCTCAATGAAGTAAGCAAAGGGGGAGGTGTTGGGGGTACTGGGATCGCTATCTAGGGTCATGGGTTGACCGTTGGGCTGCCGGGGTGCGAAGAAAGAATCAGCGCTAATCAGTAAGTTACCGTTGGGCTGCACCCCCAGGCCGTTGATCGTGAGCGTATTGCTGTTGCCGTTGCTCAGCACAGCCGACAAATAGGCGGCAGCGACCAGTTCCCCGGTGGCGGGGTCTATTTTGCCAATTACAGCCACTTTTGGGCCACCTCCCTGGCCGTAGCTGCGTAACCAGGCTTGTTCGGCAGCGCTACTCACACGCCGAAAGTCTTGAGTTGGATTGCCCTGAGTGCCGTCTACGGAGAAAAAGGCGTAGATATCGCCGGTAGGGGTAATGGCAATACCGGTGCCACGGCCATCGGCACCAGTGGTTTCGTAGTCGGCGCGAATCCAGTTATTGGCAGGGTTCAGAGGATCAAAGCTGGCCAGAATGGGATTTTGATTGAGGGCTGAGACCTGGTCAGTACCGATGTAGATGGTTTGACTGCCGAGGGTGACACGCGCCGCGCCGCTGGCGATGAGTTGGGCTTCGGTAACAGTGGCGTCAAATTTAACGACCGAGCTGTTGAGGCCAACCAGCACTCCGCCCGGTAGGGGTAAGGGTGCCACGGGGCTACTGCCAGGAACGGCTTGGGGGGCGATCGCAAACAGGGTTTGGCCCAGGGCGCTGTCGAGCCAGACCCGACGACTCTGCACCAGATCGGCTAAGGGCACCAGTTGACCGGTCACCCCTTCCAACTTCAGCACGAGGTCGTTAAAGTCCCCATCAGAGCCCGCATCAAACCGAACATCTTCGATGCCCATAACCACGCCATTGAAATTGGTGGTCATGGCCCCGTAGTGGACACGGCCGAGGGGGTTGGCCACGGCCAGGGAATAGAGGGGACGAAGGGCACCGTCGAGACCAGGATTATCTAACAACTGCTGAATTGAGCCGTTGGGTACCAGCATGAGAGCAAGGGTATCGTTGGGCTGGAAGGTAAACGCCTTGTTGCCCAGGGGAGAGCCGGCGTTATAGTTGCGCTCGCCCAGCTCACCGCTGAAGCTAGCGCCTTCGTCGGGGGTGGAGATGACGAGATAGCCTTGAGTTGACTGGCTCAGGGCCCTGCGCGCTGACTCTTGAATAAAGTCGAGGGAACCGGGCACCAGAGCGTCCATACCCGCGGTGCTGAAAAGACCAACTTGTCCGCTGTAGGCACCGCTATCGAACAGGAATTCTACTCGCACCTGCCCGCTGGAGTCGACGGTAAACAGCCCAGGCGCAGCCGCTTGCTGTACGGCAAGCGCCTGACCTTGCCAGGTCCACTCGGCCCAGTCGCTCTCGGCTTTGAGCGAAGCGATATCAGCGGCAGAGAGAGGCCGTTGCTGAACTAGGGCGCTGAAAATAGCCCCTTCATCCCCAGGCGAATCGACTTCATTGAGCTGGGCATCGAGCCAGTGGCCGAGTTCTTCGAGCAGGATATCGACCGCCAGGGGGCGCAGATGGGGATTGAGCAGCAGTTCCTGCGCGATAAAAATTTGCTCTAGTGCTTCAGCATAGGCGCCATAGGCACCCAGAGATAGCATTGGCACCGGTGTAATGGTGGGCCAGTGCTGCGAATCGATAAGCTGATCCAGCAGCCCCTCGCCCCTGGTCAAGGTCCAGGCATCGCCAAAGGCAAGGGTTAGATCGCGTTGCCAGGTGGCAGTCTGACGGAATTGGTGGAGTTGATCTAGACCAGCATGAATAGTTGCGTGTAGCCCATCTTGCAATGATCCATTGACTAAACCATCGGCTATTGGCAGATCAGGCTCGCTGCCTTGGGTTGACATGCTGCCAATCCAGGGCCAGGCACTCTGGGCAAATACACTGTCATTGGCAATGGTTACAGGTTCTGAGGCTTCTAAAGGGACGAGGTCTAAAGACTGTGGAAGAAGGCTGCCAGCGCTTTCAACGCCGCGATCGCTCAAGTCAAACGCGAAGAGGCTAGGGGTGATCCCACCATGCCGGGGCAAGTCCAAAATGGCCTGAGGCCAGGTTCCTGACTCAACCTGCTCACAAACGACGGTCATACCGAAATCTCCTGAGGTTTTGTTTAGCCGGAGTGAAGCGGTAGCGGCACACCTGTAGCTAAACTGGTGGTCAAAATCAGGAACCCATGGTTTAGGTTACCCACCAATTGGGGCAGCGCTTGAAACCATTTGAATCATCCTGAGGCCAAGCAAAAAAAAGAGGTGCCGGAGCACCTCTCTACGTGAAATTTCTGAATCGACTGATTCAAGCCATTTGTAAACCCATCACAGAGCGTTGCCGCGGGGCAGGACCTCTTCGGGGAATACAAACTTCTCATGGGGCTGGTCGGTGGGTGCCATCCAGGCCCGGATGCCTTCGTTCAGCAAGATGTTCTTGGTGTAGAAGGTCTCAAACTCGGGGTCTTCCGCCGCCCGAATCTCCTGCGACACGAAGTCGTAGGCCCGCAGGTTCAGGCCCAGGCCCACAACACCTACCGCACTCATCCACAGGCCGGTCACCGGCACAAACAGCATGAAAAAGTGCAGCCAGCGCTTGTTGGAAAACGCAATCCCGAAAATCTGTGACCAGAATCGGTTCGCGGTCACCATCGAGTAGGTCTCTTCAGCCTGAGTGGGCTCAAACGCACGGAAGGTGTTGGCGTTCTCGCCATCTTTGAACAGCGTGTTCTCCACGGTGGCACCGTGGATGGCGCACAGCAGCGCTCCACCCAGCACACCCGCTACCCCCATCATGTGGAAGGGGTTCAAGGTCCAGTTGTGGAAGCCCTGGAAGAACAGCAGAAAGCGGAAAATCGCCGCTACGCCGAAGCTGGGCGCAAAGAACCAGCTCGACTGGCCCAGCGGGTACATCAGAAAGACGCTGACAAACACCGCAATCGGGGCCGAGAAGGCGATGGCGTTGTAGGGCCGCAGACCCACTAGCCGGGCTACTTCAAACTGGCGCAGCATGAAGCCAATCAGTCCGAAGGCACCGTGCAGCGCCACGAACGTCCACAGCCCGCCCAGCTGGCACCAGCGCACAAAGTCGCCCTGGGCCTCGGGACCCCACAGCAGTAGCAGCGAATGCCCCAGGCTGTTGGCCGGAGTCGATACCGCCACGGTCAAAAAGTTGGCCCCTTCCAGGTACGACGACGCCAGGCCGTGGGTGTACCAGGAGGTCACAAAGGTGGTCCCAGTCAGCCAGCCCCCTACCGCCAGAAAGGCGCAGGGAAACAAGAGCAGGCCTGACCACCCGATAAACACAAAGCGATCGCGCTTTAGCCAGTCGTCAAGGACGTCGAACCATCCTCGCTGGGCTTGCGCGCGTCCCATTGCTATGGTCATACGCGAGTCTCCGTAACTATCTAACAACAAGGTATGTACACGGAAGATAATGGCGCTTACCCAAACCTAGAGACAGCCACCCAACCAGTGGCTAGCTAGCCAATCTAAATTATGAGTAATGTTTACTATTCTTTACCGTTGCTATCATTATAGGGGGTATTTTTGGGAGAGGTCAGCCGAAGAGCTAAATAATCTTTAGGTTTCGGCGCTTTCGGTAAGCAGTTTTACTTATTACCTGAGACTGAACTTGAGTCAACTGTTAAGCAGCTGTTGCCTTGACCACGCTTGAGGTTAAGCTACTTTGGCCTTCGCAGGGAGAGGAACTGCTCTAATTCTAAGTAGTAGAACCAGAACTGTAGATCAAACCACTAACCCTTTAAGCTTATATATAGAAGGGCGAGCTTGGAGAAAGCCGTCTAGTTCGACACATTACTGAGTAGCGGATCGACTATGTTCACGATTGAACTGACACTAAAGCACACGGCTATGCCCCTCTCGGTGCAAAAGAAGGAGCAGGGGGATGCCGAGGCACTCTACGGCACTCTGACGGAAGGGTTGCGTAGCGGTAGCACTCAACTGGTTGAGCTGACTTGCGATCAGCAGCCCCATAAGCGCGTCTCAGTTCTGGGCAGCGAGATAGCGGCGGTTCAAATCTTTGAGAAGAGCGGTACCGCCACTGCGTCAGGCCGTCCCCCTGGGTTCTTCGCGCTCAGCGGTAATCAGTAACGCGCTTAAAAGCGAGGTTGTGTCGGCTAAGCAGGCTGAGGGCTGTCTACACAAGCTGCTGTAAGTGGCTCAAGCAGCAACTGTTACAGCCTCCTAGCCTTTTTCTTGGTCGGGCGTGGCACCGCCAATATTGAAGGGTTTTTGGCCTGAACTTACGATATGCCCTAGGGGCTGTCATGAGTTAGCCGCTAAGGCCCAAGAGTTAATAGTCACAGCCCCTAACCTTTTTATTGGGGTCGGGCGTGGCACCGCTGATATCAAAGGGTTTTAGCCAAATTTATTGATGACACGCCCTGGGGCTATTGAAGTTAATAACTTACAGTTTCAGTGGCCGTCGGGACAGGTCGTGCTGCAGGGTTGCTCGCTGAGCGTTCAACCTGGTGAGTTTTGTATGTTGCTGGGCAACAACGGCAGCGGAAAGTCAACGCTGCTCAAAGTTTTGGGAGGGCTACTCAAGCCCCAGGCCGGTGAATGGTCGATTGAAAAACCTGTAGGTTTTGTGTTCCAGAACCCCGACCATCAGCTAGTAATGCCTACTGTAGGTGCCGATGTGGCCTTTGGGCTGGTGGATGAGCATCTGCCCATAGCCGAGATTCGCAATCGAGTGGACGATGCCCTGGCCGCCATCAACTTACTGGAACTGAGGCGGCGGCCCATCTACGCCCTCAGCGGCGGGCAGAAGCAGCGGGTGGCGATCGCAGGGGCGATCGCCCGCCACTGTCACGTACTGCTGCTCGATGAACCGACGGCCCTGCTCGACCCCGACAGCCAAATTGACCTGGTCAAGCGAGTGCGAGACTTAGTCAAAGCTCGGGGGTTAACGGCGCTGTGGGTCACCCATCGATTGATCGAGCTTGACTACTGCGATCGAGCTTTCCTGCTGGAGGCAGGACAAGTGCTGGACGAAGGAGAACCTCAGCGGCTCAAACATCGTTTGCAAAATCAGTCCTGACCAACCTTGAACCTCGGGGGTGACCACAGGCTGTGCAGCAGGGGTTTGAGCTAGGGCAAACGCATACTCGAGATGAGAATATTAAGACTCATTTCTAGGAAGTGAGTTATGTGTTCTGCCCAGCCCCTATCGCCGTTAATCGAGCATTTTCTAAAGTTGGTCTGCAGGAACAGGGGCACCGCAATCAGCAGGATGTGCAGCGGATTGCGCACGATCAGGTCGCCCTTGAGGGCAAACAGCAGCACCAGGGTGGTCAGTAGGGCCACCACCGCCACCGGGCTGAGGTACTTGAGAAACACCTGATCAAACCAGGCCCTGCCCCTGTGGCGCAAGATCCAGCTGCGGGAGATCGCCCCCGCCAGCAGGGGCAGACCTACGTAGACCAGCACCGACAGCACAATGGTTTGCCAGGGCACCACCAGATTGTTGGCCGCCAGCAGCCACCGACCCAGGGGGGCGTACAGAAATAGCATGGCCAGGGAGTTGATTGCCACCATCACCAGGGTCAGCCCCTGGTTGCTGAAGGACAGGTAGCCCCACATCAGCACCATGGCGGTGCAGGGGGCAATGCCCAGCAGAATGGTCCCGGCAATGTACGAATCGGCCAGGGCAATCTCGCCGCCGCGCAGAATCTCGGTGCCCGCCAGCAGGGGCCGAAACAGCCCGCCCAGAAAGACCTGGGCAAACAGCACCATAGTGAAGGGTTTGATCAGCCAGTTCACCGCCAGGGTGAGTAGCACGGGCCGGGGGGTTTGGGCCGCCCGCTTGGCCTGGGCAAAGTCGATCTTCACCATGATCGGGTACATCATGAAAAAGAGACAGATGGCGATCGGTACCGACACCTGGTAGATGCTCATGGCATCCAGGGCGATCGCCACCCCGGGCAGCAGCCGCCCCAGGGCAATGCCAGCCGCAATGCACAGCAGCACCCACAGGGTGAGGTAGCGCTCGAAAATGTTGAGCTGTCCCCCGGCGACTGGGGCAGCGGCAGGCTGTCTGGTGGACATAGAGGTTTGAAGCTAATGATTCTAGGGCCAGTATACATCAATAAAAATTGATATATTGAGCAGTATCCTGTCCTAACGGTTATTACTCTGCAGCAGAAGTCAGTCGACTGTACGGGGACGGTGGTGGCGGCCTGTCTGGTGCGGCTGGGCTACAGCGCTGAGGCGGCGATCGCCACGGTGCAGAGCGTCCACGCCGGGGCCCTTGGCGTAGTCGCCCAGCGGACCTTTATCCACGACTTTGCGGCCCAGACCTAGGGCGGGGCCTCCAGGCTCTTGTCGGGCAGGCTGGCCCAGAGGGTGGTGCCCAAAATAATCGCGCCGCCGACCAGGGTGCGGGGGACGGGCACTTCCCCCAGCAGCAGGGCCGCCAGGGCAATGCCGTAGACCGGCTCCAGGCCGCTGATCACGCTAGCGGTCTGGGCTCGCAGCACCGCCAAACTCTCAATAAATAATGTGTGGGCGACGGCGGTACACAGCACCCCCAGCACCAGCAGCAGGCCCAGGTCCTGGGGTGTCAGGGCCAGGCTGGCCAGGGGGGTGACCAGCAGCAGGCAGAGGAAGGCAAACAGGTCCTGGTAAAAGGCGATCGCCACTGCCCCATACCGCTTTCATCCGCCGCCACTGGTTGCTCGATGGGGTCGAGCACCTCATCAACGCTGAGCGCTGGGTTGGCTTAAAACGCGTTGGCCTCGTGGAGGCTGAACGCCGTATCCTCGGTCAACCCCCGACCATTGAGCAGCGCTACTATCTCGTTAGTTTTGACGGCGATGTCCAACGCTTTGCCCAAGGGGTGCGCAGCCACTGGGGTATTGAAAACCAGCTCCACTGGGTGCTCGATGTCGCCTTCCACGAAGATGCCTCTCGAATTCGTAAAGACCACGCCCCCGCTAATCTGGCCGTCGTCCGTCACATCGCCCTCAATCTGCTGCGTCAGGACGCTTTTGCCAAAGGGGGTATCAAGGCTAAACGCTTGCAAGCAGGATGGGATAATGACTACCTAATTCGGCTACTCTCCTCCTGAGTATGCGTTTGCCCTAGGGTTTGAGCTCAGCCATTGGGTAGTCCCTGGAATTCTTGCTAGTATTAGGAGTCGAGCCTTTTACTCAGGTTGTTATGGTTAAGCGTTCTCCCTTTGACAGCACCCAGGTTATGCGGCGCACCGAAGATCTGATTCGGGCTGCTTCAAACCGCTACCGGATTACGGTCCAGGTGGCCAACCGAGCTCAGCGACGGCGCTTTGAGGACTTTGAAAACTACGAGGACCCCAAGATGAAGCCGGTGCTGCGGGCAATCATCGAAATGTCTGACGAGCTTACCCAGCCTGAAATTATTGGTGAGTAGCTGGAACCTCGCTTATCTGGCCTGGAGCCATGGGTGAGCGGTTCATTAAGGAAGGACAGGGATGGCGGTTGGGTTGGGACCCGGCCGCCATTCCCTATTGTGGCTTGCTGGCTGGCCAGGGATGGGCCATTGAACTGACCCAAGAGGAGTTTCAAGCCTTTTGCCGACTGGCCCTTGAACTCAGGGAAACCATGATCGCGATCGCCGCCGAACTGATGTCAGAAGAGCGGGTAAGTGCCGAAGCCGAAGCCGAAGCCCTGTGGCTAGAAGCGGAGGGGGTTCCTGAAGCCTATAGCCTGCGGTTTATCCTTAACTCAGGTCGCCGCTGCGAGGGGATGTGGGAGGCGGAGTCAACTCAACAGTTAATCCAGGCCATTGGGCATTTAACCCTGTTCTAGTCACTGCAAAAAATCCACTGACAATTGCACATGATTGCGCCTCTTCTGTGGTACTCTAGTTAAGCACGATTCGAATAGACCGGGGCGTAGCGCAGCTTGGTAGCGCACCACTTTGGGGTAGTGGGGGTCGTGGGTTCAAATCCCGCCGCTCCGATTGATTGAAACCTCGCCAAATGGCGAGGTTTCGCTTTTTATAGCGTTGGTCGCGCTTAGGGTGTCTGGAGATACTGTCAAATCTAGTGCATGGCTAGACGCTAGGCAGCATCCTTAATATCTGGTTCACATTGGTGTTGTCATCAGCCCAGCATCCATTTTTGAACGGGACTCCTTCAATTACATCGACGAGGGGGTTGAAGCCTCAAATTCTGAGCCAATTCTTTTGGTCTGTTGATAGCGATTACCGACTTAGCACTGGCTGGACAGCCAAGTCCTTCTATCGTTCGGGTGAAGCTGTTCACCCTTGACCACGCTTTGGTACGCAAACATATTGGGCGACTAGGCATGGCAGATCCGCTTGCCGTCACCGTATCT contains:
- a CDS encoding DUF1818 family protein; its protein translation is MGERFIKEGQGWRLGWDPAAIPYCGLLAGQGWAIELTQEEFQAFCRLALELRETMIAIAAELMSEERVSAEAEAEALWLEAEGVPEAYSLRFILNSGRRCEGMWEAESTQQLIQAIGHLTLF
- a CDS encoding DMT family transporter, whose amino-acid sequence is MAIAFYQDLFAFLCLLLVTPLASLALTPQDLGLLLVLGVLCTAVAHTLFIESLAVLRAQTASVISGLEPVYGIALAALLLGEVPVPRTLVGGAIILGTTLWASLPDKSLEAPP
- a CDS encoding ISAs1 family transposase, producing the protein MRRHWLLDGVEHLINAERWVGLKRVGLVEAERRILGQPPTIEQRYYLVSFDGDVQRFAQGVRSHWGIENQLHWVLDVAFHEDASRIRKDHAPANLAVVRHIALNLLRQDAFAKGGIKAKRLQAGWDNDYLIRLLSS
- a CDS encoding DUF4114 domain-containing protein — encoded protein: MLSLGAYGAYAEALEQIFIAQELLLNPHLRPLAVDILLEELGHWLDAQLNEVDSPGDEGAIFSALVQQRPLSAADIASLKAESDWAEWTWQGQALAVQQAAAPGLFTVDSSGQVRVEFLFDSGAYSGQVGLFSTAGMDALVPGSLDFIQESARRALSQSTQGYLVISTPDEGASFSGELGERNYNAGSPLGNKAFTFQPNDTLALMLVPNGSIQQLLDNPGLDGALRPLYSLAVANPLGRVHYGAMTTNFNGVVMGIEDVRFDAGSDGDFNDLVLKLEGVTGQLVPLADLVQSRRVWLDSALGQTLFAIAPQAVPGSSPVAPLPLPGGVLVGLNSSVVKFDATVTEAQLIASGAARVTLGSQTIYIGTDQVSALNQNPILASFDPLNPANNWIRADYETTGADGRGTGIAITPTGDIYAFFSVDGTQGNPTQDFRRVSSAAEQAWLRSYGQGGGPKVAVIGKIDPATGELVAAAYLSAVLSNGNSNTLTINGLGVQPNGNLLISADSFFAPRQPNGQPMTLDSDPSTPNTSPFAYFIEITPDLRRVESTAAIGWV
- a CDS encoding energy-coupling factor ABC transporter ATP-binding protein — protein: MTRPGAIEVNNLQFQWPSGQVVLQGCSLSVQPGEFCMLLGNNGSGKSTLLKVLGGLLKPQAGEWSIEKPVGFVFQNPDHQLVMPTVGADVAFGLVDEHLPIAEIRNRVDDALAAINLLELRRRPIYALSGGQKQRVAIAGAIARHCHVLLLDEPTALLDPDSQIDLVKRVRDLVKARGLTALWVTHRLIELDYCDRAFLLEAGQVLDEGEPQRLKHRLQNQS
- a CDS encoding DNA-directed RNA polymerase subunit omega, with the protein product MVKRSPFDSTQVMRRTEDLIRAASNRYRITVQVANRAQRRRFEDFENYEDPKMKPVLRAIIEMSDELTQPEIIGE
- the arsB gene encoding ACR3 family arsenite efflux transporter encodes the protein MSTRQPAAAPVAGGQLNIFERYLTLWVLLCIAAGIALGRLLPGVAIALDAMSIYQVSVPIAICLFFMMYPIMVKIDFAQAKRAAQTPRPVLLTLAVNWLIKPFTMVLFAQVFLGGLFRPLLAGTEILRGGEIALADSYIAGTILLGIAPCTAMVLMWGYLSFSNQGLTLVMVAINSLAMLFLYAPLGRWLLAANNLVVPWQTIVLSVLVYVGLPLLAGAISRSWILRHRGRAWFDQVFLKYLSPVAVVALLTTLVLLFALKGDLIVRNPLHILLIAVPLFLQTNFRKCSINGDRGWAEHITHFLEMSLNILISSMRLP
- the psbD gene encoding photosystem II D2 protein (photosystem q(a) protein) codes for the protein MTIAMGRAQAQRGWFDVLDDWLKRDRFVFIGWSGLLLFPCAFLAVGGWLTGTTFVTSWYTHGLASSYLEGANFLTVAVSTPANSLGHSLLLLWGPEAQGDFVRWCQLGGLWTFVALHGAFGLIGFMLRQFEVARLVGLRPYNAIAFSAPIAVFVSVFLMYPLGQSSWFFAPSFGVAAIFRFLLFFQGFHNWTLNPFHMMGVAGVLGGALLCAIHGATVENTLFKDGENANTFRAFEPTQAEETYSMVTANRFWSQIFGIAFSNKRWLHFFMLFVPVTGLWMSAVGVVGLGLNLRAYDFVSQEIRAAEDPEFETFYTKNILLNEGIRAWMAPTDQPHEKFVFPEEVLPRGNAL